The Acidobacteriaceae bacterium nucleotide sequence TGAAGTGTTGACCTCAACGACGAGCTACACGTTCGGCGTGATCTAACGCTTGCAGCGGGGCGCTTCGCGGAAGGACTCTGCTGCGTCCCATGCGGCCTGCTTGGGCTGGCCGTTGCTGTCGAAGAGCAAGGGGCGCTGCGATTTGCCGATGTTCGTGGCGACTCCGGCTTCAGCGCCCACGGCGCGGACCTGGTCCCAGACACCCCAGGTGACGACCGTGTTCACGCAGCCAGTGCCAAGCACGAGATCGAGGTACTGCTTGTAGACGTCGGCGACCTGCATGTCGCGCGAGTGATCGTCGGCAGCGATGACGCGACTGTCGTCCACATCAAGCTCTGTCACCCAGCACTCCAGGCCCATACTGTGGACTTCGTGAATGAAATCCGCGAGGTCCGGGCCGAACTTTTCGCCGGTTGCGCGCAGGTGCGACTGCATCCCGAGCGCGGTGATGGGCACGCCTCGTTTCTTCAACTCACGCAGCATGGTGAGCACGGTCTGACGCTTGGCGGTATCGACGCGGTTGGCGTACTCAAGGCCGTAGTCGTTGTAGGAGAGCACGGCCTTCGGGTCGGCTTTGTGCGCGGCGTCGAAGGCGATGTCCATGTACTCCGGGCCGAGCTTTTCATACCAGAAGGAGTTGCGCATGTTGCCGGGCAGGCCGTCCTTCGGCTGGATGGCTTCGTTCACGACATCCCACGAAAGGACGCGGCCTTTGAAGTGCTGCATAACGGCTGTGATGTGCTCGCGGAGGATCGTCTCCGCGCTCGCCTTGTCCGTCGCCTCGCGTGCGACCCACGGCGGCAGAGCACGATGCCAGACGAAGGTGTGGCCGTGCACCTTGATGTTGTGCTTCGCCGCAAAGTCGACGATGGCGTCGGCCTGTTGGAAGTCGTAACGATCGCGAGCAGGATGCAGGGCCTCCCACTTCATCGCGTTTTCAGGCGTCACGATGGTGCACTCGCGGGCCAGCAGCTCGCCGTAG carries:
- a CDS encoding endo-1,4-beta-xylanase encodes the protein MAAISRRTMLGQTVSVAAAAMATNLPLAAWAKRRDPKPWVPLGKLAAARGIDFGMAVNPHRLADTPSYGELLARECTIVTPENAMKWEALHPARDRYDFQQADAIVDFAAKHNIKVHGHTFVWHRALPPWVAREATDKASAETILREHITAVMQHFKGRVLSWDVVNEAIQPKDGLPGNMRNSFWYEKLGPEYMDIAFDAAHKADPKAVLSYNDYGLEYANRVDTAKRQTVLTMLRELKKRGVPITALGMQSHLRATGEKFGPDLADFIHEVHSMGLECWVTELDVDDSRVIAADDHSRDMQVADVYKQYLDLVLGTGCVNTVVTWGVWDQVRAVGAEAGVATNIGKSQRPLLFDSNGQPKQAAWDAAESFREAPRCKR